The Streptomyces clavuligerus genome includes a region encoding these proteins:
- a CDS encoding hydrolase has translation MTLWTSLDPPARTVEPGGHATARLRLRNTGDTVEEYRISLVGAPAGWARAEPDVLRLYPGTEGTAEISFAPPRTSDAPAGPAPYGIRVEPRDQPELRTVVEGQVTVTPFAQIKAELLPPNLIGRFRGRARIAVDNLGNTPLTASLTVRDESNGLTFDLQPGAVQIGPGRAAFADLVVRPQEIRWTGTAQEHRLTLSVRRSGDEHGQDLNGVFDQRPVLPPWLVVVGGLLVAACVAFVAIWLAFTPTFGSSAGETRAAGRQPLPQGEKNALPPAPDAPPGEPLKERPSGSDGGSDPGPGPGSGPDRGAPAGGGDPGAGSPDRGGAPAGPDRRPAAGGDKGPSTPDRRPAPRTTKPQPAKPRPTPPRPAPVGPPWRKGYQSDDIVLFAQHRLSTLGSRNPCNLAKNFTPGVIDDRTDRSLRCYQRAVMEHPKLTRQLTRTDPYGTLGRATLASMWTQSIKPSDVTLGSENIEVTKLNAALWWATQAEISDGDLHRDRAYARLGIAYFSGKGRAVTPFNKSVEHMVRVYQQRVGLKATGQVNWDTLFALLGGSVHRPGVPGR, from the coding sequence ATGACCCTCTGGACGTCTCTGGACCCCCCTGCCCGCACCGTCGAACCGGGCGGGCACGCCACCGCGCGGCTGCGGCTGCGCAACACCGGAGACACGGTCGAGGAGTACCGGATCTCCCTCGTCGGCGCCCCCGCCGGATGGGCCCGCGCGGAGCCCGACGTGCTCCGGCTGTACCCGGGGACGGAGGGCACGGCCGAGATCTCGTTCGCCCCGCCCCGTACCTCCGACGCACCCGCGGGGCCCGCCCCGTACGGCATCCGTGTCGAACCACGTGACCAGCCCGAACTGCGGACGGTGGTCGAAGGACAGGTCACCGTCACCCCGTTCGCGCAGATCAAGGCCGAACTGCTGCCGCCGAACCTGATCGGCCGGTTCCGGGGCCGGGCCCGGATCGCCGTCGACAACCTCGGCAACACCCCGCTGACGGCCTCGCTCACGGTCCGCGACGAGAGCAACGGCCTCACCTTCGACCTCCAGCCGGGCGCGGTCCAGATCGGGCCCGGCCGCGCCGCCTTCGCCGACCTCGTGGTCCGGCCCCAGGAGATCCGCTGGACCGGCACCGCGCAGGAACACCGGCTGACCCTCTCGGTCCGCCGCTCCGGCGACGAGCACGGCCAGGATCTGAACGGGGTCTTCGACCAGCGCCCCGTCCTGCCCCCGTGGCTGGTCGTCGTCGGCGGGCTGCTGGTCGCCGCCTGTGTGGCCTTCGTCGCCATCTGGCTGGCCTTCACCCCCACCTTCGGCAGCTCCGCGGGCGAGACCCGGGCCGCCGGCCGTCAGCCCCTCCCCCAGGGGGAGAAGAACGCTCTTCCGCCCGCGCCGGACGCCCCACCGGGGGAGCCGCTCAAGGAACGGCCCTCCGGCTCGGACGGCGGTTCCGACCCAGGCCCCGGTCCCGGCTCCGGCCCCGACCGCGGGGCCCCCGCCGGGGGAGGAGACCCCGGCGCCGGGTCGCCGGACCGGGGCGGCGCCCCCGCGGGACCGGACCGCCGTCCCGCCGCCGGAGGGGACAAGGGCCCCTCCACACCGGATCGGCGGCCCGCCCCGAGAACCACGAAGCCCCAACCCGCGAAGCCCAGACCCACACCGCCCAGGCCCGCGCCCGTCGGGCCGCCGTGGCGGAAGGGCTACCAGTCGGACGACATCGTGCTCTTCGCGCAGCACCGGCTGTCCACGCTCGGCAGCAGGAACCCCTGCAACCTCGCGAAGAACTTCACCCCCGGGGTGATCGACGACCGCACCGACCGCTCCCTGCGCTGCTATCAGCGGGCGGTGATGGAGCATCCCAAGCTCACCCGGCAGCTCACCCGCACGGACCCCTACGGAACCCTGGGCCGGGCCACGCTCGCGTCGATGTGGACCCAGTCCATCAAGCCGTCCGACGTCACCCTCGGGTCGGAGAACATCGAGGTGACGAAGCTCAACGCCGCCCTGTGGTGGGCCACCCAGGCCGAGATCTCCGACGGCGACCTCCACCGCGACCGCGCCTACGCCCGGCTGGGCATCGCCTACTTCTCCGGCAAGGGGAGAGCGGTCACCCCGTTCAACAAGAGCGTGGAACACATGGTCCGCGTCTATCAGCAGCGGGTCGGCCTGAAGGCCACCGGCCAGGTGAACTGGGACACCCTCTTCGCCCTCCTCGGGGGCTCGGTCCACCGCCCCGGCGTCCCGGGCCGCTGA
- a CDS encoding ATP-binding protein: protein MTGPDRDTVAAAPRGPSAAGGPATGAAGELLTVLEELRRAVAERVAARSAADPTAHDPLRGMYMTHESAVELAAVPVGSGAGPVPGLPPLGARLGSLVDRFGLSGFDGWILLAGLAPDVDGRFEALYGYLNDDVGRRRATVSLALELLGTGPWEPVARARFHPDAPLIAGGLLTLEDEERPLPGRAVRVPERVIAHLLGDERLDALLSDAGVEWLPATAGSSPSGTDGQNAKQDTGQDTGQDTERDTGHETAARIAAYRRPVRVHLRDKGDGDGADAVTGALRAAGRSVLRFRPRGDDKDAGVARALVREARLRGAGTALVVEPLPKEPGPLVRTLTEQQDVTVVLAGPVAYDPGWAPRSVVIPVEDVSAGADPLSVWRAELPDYAGDLATAVGAYRAGGERVRRAARAAVTLADFEGVPVGPGHVRRSARLLSAPLLGRFARCVRPAVGFTDLVLPGEPLGMLGELVGRARHRDRVLGEWRLRTGGGRGRGVVALFAGDSGTGKTLAAEVVAGELGLDLYVIDLSSVVDKYVGETEKNLERIFAEIDRTDVVLLFDEADAVFGKRSEVRSSHDRYANLESAFLLQRLESFDGIAILTTNLRANIDEAFTRRLDMVVDFPFPDPEARLRLWRSSLAGAPREPGLDDGLAAFAKEFELAGGSIRAGAATAAYLAAARGGAVTSDDVRAGARREYLKSGRLVPGTGWGP, encoded by the coding sequence ATGACCGGGCCGGACAGGGACACCGTCGCAGCCGCCCCGCGGGGGCCGTCGGCGGCCGGCGGACCGGCCACCGGCGCCGCCGGTGAGCTGCTGACCGTACTGGAAGAGCTGCGCCGGGCGGTGGCCGAGCGGGTCGCGGCCCGTTCGGCGGCGGACCCGACGGCGCACGACCCCCTGCGCGGGATGTACATGACGCACGAGAGCGCGGTCGAACTGGCCGCCGTCCCCGTCGGCTCGGGTGCCGGGCCGGTGCCCGGGCTCCCCCCGCTCGGGGCGCGGCTCGGATCGCTGGTGGACCGGTTCGGCCTGTCCGGCTTCGACGGATGGATTCTGCTCGCCGGGCTCGCCCCGGACGTGGACGGCCGGTTCGAGGCTCTGTACGGGTATCTCAACGACGATGTGGGCCGCCGCCGGGCCACCGTCTCGCTCGCCCTGGAGCTGCTGGGCACGGGCCCCTGGGAGCCGGTGGCACGGGCCCGGTTCCACCCGGACGCGCCCCTGATCGCCGGGGGGCTGCTGACCCTGGAGGACGAGGAACGCCCCCTTCCGGGGCGGGCCGTACGGGTACCGGAGCGGGTGATCGCCCATCTGCTCGGGGACGAGCGGCTGGACGCGCTGCTGTCGGACGCCGGAGTCGAGTGGCTGCCCGCCACGGCCGGGAGCAGCCCGTCCGGTACCGATGGGCAGAACGCGAAACAGGACACAGGACAGGACACGGGACAGGACACGGAACGGGACACGGGGCACGAGACCGCGGCCAGGATCGCCGCGTACAGGCGTCCGGTCCGCGTCCATCTGCGGGACAAGGGCGACGGCGACGGAGCCGACGCGGTGACGGGGGCGCTGCGCGCGGCGGGCCGGTCCGTGCTGCGGTTCCGGCCCCGCGGCGACGACAAGGACGCGGGGGTGGCCCGGGCGCTGGTGCGCGAAGCACGGCTGCGGGGCGCGGGGACGGCCCTGGTCGTCGAGCCGCTGCCGAAGGAGCCCGGCCCCCTGGTACGGACGTTGACCGAGCAGCAGGACGTGACGGTCGTGCTGGCCGGGCCGGTGGCGTACGACCCGGGCTGGGCGCCCCGTTCCGTCGTCATTCCGGTGGAGGACGTGTCGGCGGGGGCCGACCCGTTGAGCGTCTGGCGTGCGGAGCTGCCCGACTACGCGGGGGACCTGGCGACGGCGGTCGGCGCCTACCGGGCGGGCGGGGAGCGGGTGCGGCGCGCGGCGCGGGCGGCGGTGACGCTGGCCGATTTCGAGGGGGTGCCGGTGGGTCCCGGGCATGTCCGGCGCAGTGCCCGGCTGCTGTCGGCCCCGCTGCTGGGCCGGTTCGCGCGGTGCGTCCGGCCCGCCGTCGGCTTCACCGATCTCGTGCTGCCCGGGGAGCCCCTGGGGATGCTGGGCGAGCTGGTGGGGCGGGCCCGCCACCGCGACCGGGTGCTCGGCGAGTGGCGGCTGCGGACCGGCGGGGGCCGGGGGCGGGGTGTGGTGGCCCTGTTCGCCGGGGACTCGGGCACCGGCAAGACCCTCGCCGCCGAGGTGGTGGCCGGGGAACTCGGCCTGGATCTCTATGTGATCGACCTGTCCTCGGTGGTCGACAAGTATGTGGGCGAGACCGAGAAGAACCTGGAGCGGATCTTCGCCGAGATCGACCGGACGGATGTGGTGCTGCTCTTCGACGAGGCCGACGCGGTGTTCGGCAAACGGTCCGAGGTGCGGAGTTCGCACGACCGGTACGCCAATCTGGAGAGCGCGTTCCTGCTCCAGCGGCTGGAGTCCTTCGACGGGATCGCGATCCTCACCACCAATCTGCGGGCGAACATCGACGAGGCGTTCACCCGGCGGCTCGACATGGTGGTCGACTTCCCCTTCCCGGACCCCGAGGCGCGGCTGCGGCTGTGGCGGTCCTCGCTGGCGGGGGCGCCCCGGGAGCCGGGGCTCGACGACGGCCTCGCGGCGTTCGCCAAGGAGTTCGAGCTGGCGGGCGGGTCCATCCGGGCGGGCGCGGCCACCGCCGCGTATCTGGCGGCTGCCCGGGGCGGGGCGGTGACCTCGGACGATGTACGGGCCGGGGCGCGGCGGGAGTATCTGAAGTCGGGGCGGCTGGTGCCGGGGACGGGGTGGGGCCCGTAG
- a CDS encoding DUF4255 domain-containing protein, whose product MIHEMDEALRRLLRGGALPEGTGEVAFDAPTRDWAARRNAPTVNAYLYDIREDVARRERGARAERDERGVVVRQRQPMRWYRLSYLVTAWTTRPEDEHRLLSGVLATLLPHETLPAGSVPAALSEYRIPIPLTVAVPPAESRSLADIWSALGGELKPSLDVVITTPFPVTPVWEVGPPVTEIEVTVRDRQGPDAARGRPRVIRAEARTRPGNGTERAGAAATAGTAEETGAAEPGPGAKRKPERGTES is encoded by the coding sequence ATGATCCACGAGATGGACGAGGCGCTGCGGCGCCTGTTGCGGGGCGGGGCCCTGCCCGAGGGGACCGGGGAGGTCGCCTTCGACGCGCCGACCCGGGACTGGGCCGCGCGCCGGAACGCCCCGACGGTCAACGCCTATCTGTACGACATCCGCGAGGACGTGGCCCGGCGCGAACGGGGAGCCCGCGCCGAGCGGGACGAGCGGGGCGTGGTGGTGCGCCAGCGGCAGCCGATGCGGTGGTACCGGCTGTCGTACCTGGTGACGGCGTGGACCACCCGGCCGGAGGACGAGCACCGGCTGCTGTCGGGGGTCCTCGCCACGCTGCTGCCGCACGAGACCCTGCCCGCGGGATCGGTCCCGGCGGCGCTGTCGGAGTACCGGATTCCGATCCCGTTGACGGTGGCCGTGCCGCCTGCCGAGTCGCGCTCCCTTGCGGATATCTGGTCGGCGCTGGGCGGGGAGCTGAAGCCCTCGCTCGACGTGGTGATCACCACTCCGTTCCCGGTCACGCCCGTCTGGGAGGTCGGCCCGCCGGTGACGGAGATCGAGGTCACGGTGCGGGACCGGCAGGGCCCCGACGCCGCCCGGGGCCGTCCGCGCGTGATCCGGGCCGAGGCACGGACCCGGCCGGGGAATGGAACGGAACGCGCGGGGGCGGCGGCAACCGCCGGAACAGCCGAGGAGACAGGGGCCGCGGAGCCGGGCCCGGGGGCGAAGCGGAAGCCGGAGCGGGGGACGGAGTCATGA
- a CDS encoding response regulator transcription factor gives MGQLPSERIRVGVQAADPIGRAGVRSLLRHQGSVEVVEESGAEGCAGVVVMVVDRLDEVVAAELRRISRGLERPVVLVARELREDDLLTVVECGVRAILWRHEATEARLLKAVHRAARGESDLPIDLLNQLLTQVGRLRRCGSEESGTGSVPLLGMAPREVDVLRLIADGLDTRQISQKLAYSERTIKNILHGVMTRLQLSNRAHAVAFALREGYI, from the coding sequence GTGGGCCAGTTGCCTTCGGAGCGGATACGGGTGGGTGTCCAGGCGGCCGATCCGATCGGGCGGGCCGGGGTCAGAAGCCTGCTGCGCCACCAGGGCTCCGTCGAGGTGGTCGAGGAGAGCGGGGCCGAGGGCTGCGCGGGGGTGGTCGTGATGGTGGTCGACCGGCTCGACGAGGTGGTCGCCGCCGAGCTGCGGCGGATCTCGCGCGGTCTGGAGCGACCGGTCGTCCTGGTCGCCCGCGAGCTGCGTGAGGACGATCTGCTGACCGTCGTCGAATGCGGGGTACGGGCGATCCTGTGGCGTCATGAGGCCACCGAGGCCCGGCTGTTGAAGGCCGTGCACCGCGCGGCCCGGGGCGAGAGCGATCTCCCCATCGATCTGCTCAACCAACTGCTGACACAGGTGGGACGGCTGAGGCGGTGCGGCAGTGAGGAGAGCGGCACGGGTTCGGTACCGCTGCTCGGGATGGCCCCGCGGGAGGTCGACGTCCTGCGGCTGATCGCCGACGGGCTCGACACCCGGCAGATCTCGCAGAAGCTCGCCTACTCCGAGCGGACCATCAAGAACATCCTGCACGGGGTGATGACCCGGCTCCAGCTCTCCAACCGGGCGCACGCCGTGGCCTTCGCCCTGCGCGAGGGCTATATCTGA
- a CDS encoding DUF4157 domain-containing protein, giving the protein MYSHENARTSGPTAAERPERKAQRGLLAWQGTAGNAAVVQMLRRAGHPWAQGGGDGGHAQGDRAPDQEQHRHGPGCDHRRTGPAAPPVQRSTAEPVQRSAVHDVLRTPGQPLDTTTRTEMEARLGADFSDVRVHRDTAAQASAAEVNARAYTSGSHVVLGGGGTDKHTLAHELTHVIQQRQGPVAGTENGSGLRVSDPSDRFEREAEANAARVMRGPVPERDGQGAAQP; this is encoded by the coding sequence GTGTACAGCCACGAGAACGCCAGGACCAGTGGTCCCACGGCGGCCGAAAGGCCCGAGCGGAAGGCGCAGCGAGGGCTTCTCGCCTGGCAGGGAACCGCGGGGAACGCCGCCGTCGTCCAGATGCTCCGCCGGGCGGGCCACCCCTGGGCGCAGGGCGGCGGGGACGGCGGCCACGCCCAGGGCGACCGGGCCCCGGACCAGGAACAGCACCGGCACGGCCCCGGCTGCGACCACCGGCGGACCGGCCCGGCGGCACCGCCCGTACAGCGCTCGACGGCGGAGCCCGTACAGCGTTCCGCCGTCCACGATGTGCTCCGCACCCCCGGACAGCCGCTGGACACCACCACCCGCACCGAGATGGAGGCCCGCCTCGGCGCGGACTTCTCCGATGTCCGCGTCCACCGGGACACCGCAGCGCAGGCGTCCGCGGCCGAGGTCAACGCCCGTGCCTACACCTCCGGCAGCCATGTGGTCCTGGGCGGCGGCGGTACCGACAAACACACCCTCGCCCATGAGCTGACCCATGTGATCCAGCAGCGGCAGGGCCCCGTCGCCGGAACGGAGAACGGGTCCGGGCTACGGGTGTCGGACCCCTCGGACCGCTTCGAGCGCGAGGCGGAGGCGAACGCGGCCCGGGTGATGCGCGGGCCCGTTCCCGAACGGGACGGCCAAGGGGCCGCACAGCCATGA
- a CDS encoding ankyrin repeat domain-containing protein, which yields MKRRRQKRLTRGLIDAALTGDLHRTRALLRAGADPAVPDRDGATALYIAAVQGEAPVARLLLAAGAPPDAESGPGGEGHGGGWDGTPLCAAACWGHEDAVRVLLEHGADPGLREDRGSGRTPLEWVRDTPGGPHPVVERLLLEALARRPGA from the coding sequence GTGAAACGGCGCAGACAGAAGAGACTCACCCGCGGACTGATCGACGCGGCCCTGACCGGGGACCTCCACCGCACCCGCGCGCTGCTGCGGGCCGGGGCCGACCCGGCGGTGCCCGACCGGGACGGCGCCACCGCCCTGTACATCGCCGCCGTCCAGGGCGAAGCACCCGTCGCCCGGCTGCTGTTGGCGGCCGGTGCACCGCCGGACGCGGAGAGCGGCCCCGGGGGAGAGGGGCACGGAGGAGGCTGGGACGGGACGCCGCTGTGCGCCGCCGCGTGCTGGGGGCACGAGGACGCGGTGCGCGTTCTCCTGGAGCACGGGGCGGACCCCGGGCTCCGGGAGGACCGGGGGAGCGGGCGGACCCCGCTGGAGTGGGTCCGGGACACCCCGGGCGGGCCCCACCCCGTGGTCGAACGGCTGCTCCTGGAGGCCCTGGCCCGCCGCCCCGGCGCATAG
- the melC1 gene encoding apotyrosinase chaperone MelC1, whose amino-acid sequence MSRLTRRQVIGVVTGAAAGSALAGLATATADSPPPAKATAAPAGTTGPDSFDEVFQGRRIQGLPAEGGAAHARGAHARGAHGHAGHGPAYRVLIDGRELHVMRHGKMGWSSAINHYERFATPLDAARTAVVSLKGAAVVPFDPTV is encoded by the coding sequence ATGTCCAGACTCACCCGCCGCCAGGTCATCGGAGTCGTCACCGGCGCCGCCGCGGGCTCGGCGCTCGCCGGTCTCGCCACCGCGACCGCCGACAGCCCGCCCCCGGCGAAGGCCACCGCCGCGCCCGCCGGTACCACCGGACCCGACTCCTTCGACGAGGTCTTCCAGGGCCGCCGCATCCAGGGCCTGCCCGCCGAGGGCGGGGCCGCCCACGCCCGCGGCGCCCACGCCCGCGGCGCCCACGGCCACGCCGGGCACGGCCCCGCCTACCGCGTCCTCATCGACGGCCGCGAACTCCATGTCATGCGCCACGGAAAGATGGGCTGGAGCAGCGCGATCAACCACTACGAGAGGTTCGCGACCCCGCTCGACGCCGCGCGCACCGCGGTCGTCTCCCTCAAGGGCGCCGCCGTCGTCCCCTTCGACCCCACCGTCTGA
- a CDS encoding tyrosinase family protein, with the protein MTVRKNQANLTAAEKKAFVNAVLELKRRGVYDEFVAAHRLRFNVDMNTGIYVGHFGPSFLPWHRKYLIDFERELKKIDASVSIPYWDWTADNTAASSLWAPDFLGGTGRPLDDQVMDGPFAYSGGKWTITVQADSRPFLARNLGYRVPTLPTRAQVDAALAMPTYDSAPFRDGSAGFRSELEGSSGYMSMHNRVHTWVWGQMESSVSPNDPVFWLHHAFVDKLWAEWHALHPGSAEYLPAAATPDVIDLNEPMPPWTATPQSVLDHTQFYIYV; encoded by the coding sequence ATGACCGTACGCAAGAACCAGGCGAACCTCACGGCCGCCGAGAAGAAGGCGTTCGTCAACGCCGTCCTGGAGCTGAAGCGCAGGGGCGTCTACGACGAGTTCGTCGCCGCCCACCGCCTCCGCTTCAACGTCGACATGAACACCGGGATATACGTGGGCCACTTCGGCCCCTCGTTCCTCCCCTGGCACCGCAAGTACCTCATCGACTTCGAGCGGGAACTGAAGAAGATCGACGCGTCGGTGTCGATCCCGTACTGGGACTGGACCGCCGACAACACCGCCGCGTCCTCCCTCTGGGCCCCGGACTTCCTCGGCGGCACCGGACGCCCCCTGGACGACCAGGTCATGGACGGGCCCTTCGCCTACTCCGGCGGCAAGTGGACGATCACCGTCCAGGCCGACAGCCGGCCCTTCCTCGCCCGTAACCTCGGCTACCGGGTCCCCACCCTGCCCACCCGCGCCCAGGTCGACGCCGCCCTCGCCATGCCGACCTACGACTCCGCCCCCTTCCGGGACGGATCGGCGGGCTTCCGCTCCGAACTCGAAGGCTCCTCGGGGTATATGAGCATGCACAACCGGGTGCACACCTGGGTCTGGGGGCAGATGGAGTCCAGCGTCTCCCCGAACGACCCGGTGTTCTGGCTGCACCACGCGTTCGTCGACAAGCTCTGGGCCGAGTGGCACGCCCTCCACCCGGGCAGCGCCGAGTACCTCCCCGCCGCCGCCACCCCCGATGTGATCGACCTGAACGAGCCCATGCCTCCGTGGACCGCGACTCCGCAGAGCGTGCTGGACCACACCCAGTTCTACATCTACGTCTGA
- a CDS encoding MarR family winged helix-turn-helix transcriptional regulator, with product MAAEQSKIQPLNAGEEALVRSIHRIVHVLPKVMDATMQREQRISLTEYLTLFRLSEAPERKMRMSELAEVSFLSLSGMTHVVTRLQAEDLVERARDAEDRRGWHAVLTDRGMARLHEAGPSNLSGVRRYLLDHLQGFDLHALAQAFDAVGDSPGEPTGGR from the coding sequence ATGGCCGCCGAGCAGTCGAAGATCCAGCCGCTGAACGCGGGCGAAGAGGCGCTGGTCCGCTCGATCCACCGCATCGTCCACGTCCTGCCCAAGGTCATGGACGCGACCATGCAGCGCGAGCAGCGGATCTCGTTGACCGAGTACCTGACGCTGTTCCGGCTCTCCGAGGCGCCGGAGCGGAAGATGCGGATGAGCGAGCTGGCCGAGGTCTCGTTCCTGTCGCTGAGCGGTATGACCCATGTGGTCACCCGGCTCCAGGCGGAGGACCTGGTGGAGCGGGCGCGTGACGCGGAGGACCGCCGCGGCTGGCACGCGGTGCTCACCGACCGGGGCATGGCCCGGCTGCACGAGGCGGGGCCAAGCAACCTGAGCGGGGTGCGCCGCTATCTCCTCGACCATCTCCAGGGCTTCGACCTGCACGCCCTCGCCCAGGCGTTCGACGCCGTCGGGGACTCTCCGGGGGAGCCCACCGGCGGCCGTTGA
- a CDS encoding helix-turn-helix transcriptional regulator, whose product MTTHTSNLAAFLRSHRERLKPEQVGLASHGRRRTPGLRRGELATLAGLSVEYLERLEQGRDTNPSGAVLTALADALRLSQDEKQHLALLAMRQHSATLLPVPRPVGDDPRPGVRELLGRLDPTPACLLGPVYNVVTWNAAWETAARPLGVLDLDPPDLVRYHFLNPKARRTFDDQSWAETADEVVGWLRAAEPDWGDDDAFRALMSDVHTVPEFASRWAAHTIASRRPASKRVWHPGAGHLNIRLEVLFVGEANHWLQLWLPSDEDTATALASLTRTRTDPVPHPREPREPAREA is encoded by the coding sequence ATGACGACACACACCAGCAACCTGGCCGCGTTCCTCCGCTCGCACCGGGAGCGGCTCAAGCCCGAACAGGTCGGACTGGCCTCCCACGGCCGACGGCGCACACCGGGCCTGCGCCGCGGGGAACTCGCCACGCTCGCCGGACTGAGCGTCGAGTATCTGGAACGTCTCGAACAGGGCCGGGACACCAACCCCTCCGGCGCGGTGCTCACCGCGCTCGCCGACGCGCTGCGCCTGTCCCAGGACGAGAAACAGCACCTCGCGCTGCTGGCCATGCGACAGCACAGCGCCACGCTCCTGCCCGTTCCGCGTCCGGTCGGCGACGATCCACGCCCCGGTGTGCGCGAACTCCTGGGCCGCCTCGACCCCACCCCGGCCTGTCTGCTCGGACCGGTCTACAACGTGGTGACCTGGAACGCGGCCTGGGAGACGGCCGCCCGCCCACTGGGCGTCCTGGATCTGGACCCGCCCGACCTCGTCCGCTACCACTTCCTGAACCCCAAGGCCCGCCGGACCTTCGACGACCAGTCATGGGCGGAGACCGCGGACGAGGTGGTCGGCTGGCTGCGGGCCGCCGAACCGGACTGGGGCGACGACGACGCCTTCCGGGCGCTGATGAGCGATGTGCACACGGTCCCCGAGTTCGCCTCCCGGTGGGCCGCCCACACGATCGCCTCCCGGCGGCCCGCCAGCAAACGCGTCTGGCACCCCGGGGCCGGGCATCTGAACATCCGTCTCGAAGTCCTCTTCGTCGGAGAGGCGAACCACTGGCTCCAGCTCTGGCTGCCGAGCGACGAGGACACCGCGACGGCCCTCGCCTCCCTCACCCGCACCCGGACGGACCCCGTGCCCCACCCCCGCGAACCCCGTGAACCGGCGCGGGAGGCATAG
- a CDS encoding homogentisate 1,2-dioxygenase — protein sequence MQLRPMRSWIHHSRGKVLRQAVTGRRELGGLYEDMLTRQGFEGRDAYLYRRAEPTAWKHAEEGAANRTYDGQLVEPTDRTRPDGGPLRLFHHPALAVSVSRRGANMPFSVRNVDGDELYFVHEGTGTFYTEFGPIPYEPGDYILLPKGVTYRIRPSGPVNYFLVVESAEELGFADTGVLGRRAPFDPGLLYIPSPELDELGDGRDERGTWPVRLKIRDGYASLVYDADPIDVEGWSGDLFPFKLNIRDYRPVMSDRIHVMPSAYAVFATSTFMVGNFLPRPFETAPDAAVFPPYHRNVDYDEFTFFHGGTVLGMPIAPATMALVPQGLHHGLPAEVQAQVTGRLKPGDRIDTEVVFVDTTVPLTPTPEAEAAQRHAEQESGAPTAPVGDWM from the coding sequence ATGCAGCTCAGGCCGATGCGATCGTGGATTCACCACAGCCGGGGAAAGGTGCTGCGCCAGGCGGTGACCGGACGGAGGGAACTGGGTGGCCTGTACGAGGACATGCTCACCAGGCAGGGCTTCGAGGGACGCGACGCCTATCTGTACCGGCGCGCCGAGCCGACCGCCTGGAAGCACGCGGAGGAGGGCGCGGCCAACCGCACCTACGACGGGCAACTCGTGGAGCCCACCGACCGGACCCGCCCCGACGGCGGCCCGCTGCGCCTGTTCCACCACCCCGCGCTGGCCGTCTCCGTCAGCAGGCGCGGCGCGAACATGCCCTTCTCGGTCCGCAACGTCGACGGGGACGAGCTGTACTTCGTCCACGAGGGCACCGGCACCTTCTACACCGAGTTCGGTCCGATCCCGTACGAGCCCGGCGACTACATCCTGCTGCCGAAGGGCGTCACCTACCGGATTCGTCCGTCCGGACCGGTGAACTACTTCCTCGTCGTCGAGTCGGCCGAAGAGCTGGGCTTCGCCGACACCGGCGTCCTCGGCCGCCGGGCCCCTTTCGACCCCGGTCTGCTGTACATCCCCTCCCCGGAGCTGGACGAGCTGGGCGACGGCCGGGACGAGCGCGGCACCTGGCCGGTACGGCTCAAGATCCGCGACGGGTACGCCAGCCTCGTCTACGACGCCGACCCGATCGACGTCGAGGGCTGGTCGGGCGACCTCTTCCCGTTCAAGCTGAACATCCGCGACTACCGGCCGGTCATGAGCGACCGCATCCATGTCATGCCGTCCGCGTACGCGGTCTTCGCCACCTCGACCTTCATGGTGGGCAACTTTCTGCCCCGCCCCTTCGAGACGGCCCCGGACGCGGCGGTCTTCCCGCCCTACCACCGCAATGTGGACTACGACGAGTTCACCTTTTTCCACGGCGGAACGGTGCTCGGCATGCCCATCGCCCCCGCCACCATGGCCCTCGTCCCGCAGGGGCTGCACCACGGCCTGCCCGCCGAGGTCCAGGCGCAGGTGACCGGGCGGCTGAAGCCGGGCGACCGCATCGACACCGAGGTCGTCTTCGTGGACACGACGGTGCCGCTGACCCCCACCCCGGAGGCCGAGGCCGCGCAGCGCCACGCCGAGCAGGAGTCCGGGGCCCCGACGGCACCGGTGGGGGACTGGATGTGA